A segment of the Zonotrichia leucophrys gambelii isolate GWCS_2022_RI chromosome 25, RI_Zleu_2.0, whole genome shotgun sequence genome:
TGCACCCACtgaaacacagacacagcccgGGCTGCAGagaaataattcagttttaaGTGAACTACAGGAGAATCGagtgggggaggaaggaaggaaaggggtTGTGAACAAAAATAATCACAGTTTCACTTGGTTCTTCTCACTAGAAAGAGCAGCTGAGCCAcgggggcacagcctgggggggCTTTGGGTGcccaacacccccaaaccatcccaggagGGGGTGGGTGAGCTCCTCAtgggcaccccagagctggagcgGGATGTGGGAGAGGCACCCACGAGTCCCGTCTGTGCCAGGGGTTTGGCTtcttggagcagctcctggggcacccCAAACTTTGCCACCTCAAACTCTGCCACCCCAAACTCTGCCACCCCAAACTCTGCCACCTCAAACTCTGCCACCCCAATTCTGCCACCCCAAACTCTGCCACCCCAGTTCAGCCACCCCAGTTCTGCCACCCCAGTTCTGCCACCCCCGGCTCTGCCCTGGCCTCAGAAGGAAATGCCCAAggagtgaggagctgctgccacctctcCCTGGAGGCACCACGAGGctctgctggtggtgctggtggtgggtTCTCACCTCCCAACCCTacctgggaaggggaaaaacaaaaatccccaggtccctccccaggctgagcccacccagtgcccacCCTCTCATGGGGAGAGGGGTCCAATTGATGGGACCCATCAAGGGTCTCCTCCACACCATGTGAGGACTTCTTGAAGGCCACCAGCATGGTCCAGATCATCTCTGTGTTCCTGCCTTTGTCACCTTTCAGGTCCAAGTCCTTCTGGGGACAGGGTTCCCCTTGATGGGACCCATCAATGATCTCCCCCACATCATGTGAGGAGTGTTTAGGACTTCTTGAAGGCCACCAGCATGGCCCAGATCATCTCTGTGCCCCGGCCTTTGGCAGCTTCCAGGTCCCTCTGGGAAGACCCTTGGGTGGGACCCCAGGTGAGACCTCAGGATGGGACCCATCAAGGGTCTCCCCTGCCCCATGTGAGGAGGAGTTTAGGACTTAGTGAAGGCCACCAGCACGGTCCAGATCATCTCTGTGTTCCTGCCTTTGGCACCTTCCAGGTCCAAGTCCTTCTGGGGACAGGGTTCCCCTTGATGGGACCCATCAATGATCTCCCCCACACCATGTATGGTGGGGTTTAGGACTTATTGAAGGCCACCAGCATGGCCCAGATCATCTCTGTGCCCCGGCCTTTGGCAGCTTCCAGGTCCCTCTGGGAAGACCCTTGGGTGGGACCCCATGATGGGACCCACCAAGGAGAGCTTTTAGGACTTATTGAAGGCCACCAACATGGCCCAGATCATCTCTGTGGCCCTGCCTTTGTCACCTTCCAAGTCCTTCTGGGGAGAGAGGTCCCCTTGATAGGACCCCATGTGGGGTGTGGAGTCCCCTTGATGGGACCCATCAAGGATCTCCCCCACACCATGTGAGGAGTGTTTAGGACTTCTTGAAGGCCACCAGCATGGCCCAGATCATCTCTGTGCCCCGGCCCTTGGCAGCTTCCAggtccaggtccctctggggAGACCCCAGGGTGGGACCCCAGGTGGGACCTCAGGATGGGACCCATCAAGGGTCTCCCCTGCCCCATGTGAGGAGTGTTTAGAACTTCTTGAAGGCCACCAGCATGGCCCAGATCATCTCTGTGTTCCTGCCTTTGTCACCTTTCAGGTCCAAGTCCTTCTGGGGAGTGGGTTGCCCTTGATGGGACCCATCAATGATCTCCCCCACACCATGTATGGTGGGGTTTAGGACTTTTTGAAGGCCACCAGCATGGCCCAGATCATCTCTGTGCCTTTCCCCTCAGCACCTTCCAAGTCCAGGTTCTTCTGGGGAGACCCCAGGGTGGAACCCCCATGATGGGACCCACCAAGGAGAGCTTTTAGGACTTATTGAAGGCCACCAACATGGTCCAGATCATCTCTGTGGCCATGCCTTTGGCACCTTCAAGGTCCAAGTCCTTCTGGGGACAGGGTTCCCCTTGATGGGACCCATCAAGGATCTCTCCCACCTGACGTGAGGAGTGTTTAGGACTTCTTGAAGGCCACCAGCATGGCCCAGATCATCTCTGTGCCTTTCCCCTTAGCACCTTCCAAGTCCAGGTTCTTCTGGGGAGACCCCAGGGTGGAACCCCATGATGGGGTTTTAGGACCAAGGAGAGCTTTTAGGACTTAGTGAAGGCCACCAGCACGGCCCAGATCATCTCTGTGCCCCGGCCTTTGACAGCTTCCAggtccaggtccctctgggaAGACCCTTGGGTGGGACCCCAGGTGAGACCTCAGGATGGGACCCATCAAGGGTCTCCCCTGCCCCATGTGAGGAGGGGTTTAGAACTTCTTGAAGGCCACCAGCATGGCCCAGATCATCTCTGTTGCCCTGCCTTTGGCAGCTTCCAGGTCCAAGTCCTTCTAGGGAGAGGGTTCCCCTTGATAGGACCCATCAATGATCTCCCCCATCCCATGTATGGTGGGGTTTAGGACTTATTGAAGGCCACCAACATGGCCCAGATCATGTCTGTGGCCATGCCTTTGTCACCTTTCAGGTCCAAGTCCTTCTAGGGAGAGGGTTCCCCCTGATAGGACCCCATGTAGGGTGTGGAGTCCCCTTGATGGGACCCATCAAGGATTTCCCCCACATCATGTGAGGAGTGTTTAGGACTTCTTGAAGGCCACCAGCATGGCCCAGATCATCTCTGTGCCTTTCCCCTTAGCACCTTCCAAGTCCAGGTTCTTCTGGGGAGACCCTTGGGTGGGACCCCAGGTGGGACCTCAGGATGGGACCCATCAAGGGTCTCCCCTGCCCCATGTGAGGAGTGTTTAGGACTTCTTGAAGGCCACCAGCATGGCCCAGATCATCTCTGTGCCCCGGCCTTTGGCAGCTTCCAggtccaggtccctctggggAGACCCCAGGGTGGAACCCCATGATGGGACCCACCAAGGAGAGCTTTTAGGACTTATTGAAGGCCACCAACATGGCCCAGATCATCTCTGTGGCCATGCCTTTGTCACCTTCCAggtccaggtccctctgggaAGACCCTTGGGTGGGACCCCAGGTGAGACCTCAGGATGGGACCCATCAAGGGTCTCCCCTGCCCCATGTGAGGAGGGGTTTAGGACTTCTTGAAGGCCACCAGCATGGCCCAGATCATCTCTGTGCCCTGGCCTTTGGCAGCTTCCAggtccaggtccctctggggAGACCCCAGGGTGGAACCCCATGATGGGACCCACCAAGGAGAGCTTTTAGGACTTATTGAAGGCCGCCAGCACGGCCCAGATCATCTCCATGCCCTTGCCCTTGGCAGCCTCCACCTCAGGGTCCATATCCAGCAGGTCCTTGGTCCTGTTCATGGCCACGTCGTACTTGTCGTCGGCCAGGCTGGCGAAAACGTTCTCCAGCACGTCCGAGGCGTgggccagcaccagcagggccagggtcCTGCGCTCCATGCGCTGCGGCTCGTTGACCCAACGCTCCAGGACGCTCTCCTGGAGCCTCTTGAGCAGGCGCTGCTTCTCGGAGGCGTTGCACACGGGGTGCGTGGTCATGTCGAAGAGCAGGAAGTTCTGCTTCTCCGTGGTCAGGATGCCCTTCTCCACCAGGGCCTTGGCCAGGCGCTCGCGCACGTTGCGCAGCTGGTACTGCAGCTTGAAGGGGTTCCAGGTCTctcctgagggacagcaggcTCTGGTCAAGGTGTGTTTGCCAATCCCAACGTGCTTCCACCCCTCCATGGTGTCCTGCATGGACACTGGGCTCTGAGGTCCAAGATTTCCACCAAGCTCCCAACCCAGAAAATCCTTCTCTGCCCCCACATTCAgccttctcctgctctcctcatcTCCAGGGATCCACAGCCAGGCCAAGGAGGCTCTGGTCAAGGTTTGTTTCCCAATCCCAACgtccttccacccttccatgATGTCCTGCATGGACACCTGGCCCTGCCAAAGGAGCTCTGAGGTCCAAAATTTCCACCAAGCTCCCAACCCAGAAAATTCTGCCCACATTCAaccttctcctgctctcctcatcTCCATGGACCTCCAGGGATCTCCAGGGATCCACAACCAGGCCAAGGAGACTCTGCTCAAGGTTTCCTTCCCAATCCCAACATGGTTCCATCCTTCCATGGTGTCCTGCATGGACACCTGGCTCTGCCACAGGAGCTCTGAGGTCCAAGATTTCCACCAAGCTCCCAACCCAGAAAATCCTTCTCTGGTCCCACATTCAAccttctcctgctctccccatctCCAGGGACCTCCAGGGATCTCCAGGGATCCACAGCCAGGTCAAGGAGGCTCTGGTCAAGCTTTGCTTCCCAATCCCAACgtccttccacccttccatgATGTCCTGCATGGACACCTGGCTCTGATCCCTTGGTGGAACTCAGATCTTCCTGGTAAAGCTCCCAGTGGAGTTTTGAGGAGAAATCCCAGGAGATCTCCCCGGAGATCCCAGGgcaaatcccttcccaaagccTCCTCCACCCATGGGTCACCCCAGGCTTGGTGAGGCCTCAGCATTTGGATCCCCCAAAATGCTTCCCAGGAGACCAAAATCCCATTAAGGATCTGGAAATCCTCCCAGGAGACCCAAATCTTATCTgagatcccccaaaatccttcccaggagatccaaatcccccaaaatccttcccaggagatccaaatcccacctgggatcctccaaaatccttcccaggagatccaaatcccacctgagatcctccaaaatccttcccaggagatccaaatcccacctgggatcccccaaaatccttcccaggagacccaaatcccacctgagatcccccaaaatccttcccaggagatccaaatcccacctgggatcctccaaaatccttcccaggagacccaaatcccacctgagatcccccaaaatccttcccaggagacccaaatcccacctgagatcctccaaaatccttcccaggaGATCCAAATCCcaccaaatcccccaaaa
Coding sequences within it:
- the GOLPH3L gene encoding Golgi phosphoprotein 3-like, yielding MTTLTHRGRRAEGRGCERKGEGEEEAADRELNEDEPDDSKDIRLTLMEEVLLLGLKDKEGYTSFWNDCISSGLRGGILIELALRGRIRLEPPALRRRRLLERKVLLKSDAPTGDVLLDETLRHIKATETAETVQTWIELLTGETWNPFKLQYQLRNVRERLAKALVEKGILTTEKQNFLLFDMTTHPVCNASEKQRLLKRLQESVLERWVNEPQRMERRTLALLVLAHASDVLENVFASLADDKYDVAMNRTKDLLDMDPEVEAAKGKGMEMIWAVLAAFNKS